In Trichoplusia ni isolate ovarian cell line Hi5 chromosome 7, tn1, whole genome shotgun sequence, a single genomic region encodes these proteins:
- the LOC113496083 gene encoding glycogen synthase kinase-3 beta-like isoform X11: protein MSGRPRTTSFAEGSKSVRKTFDNQPPKPPLGGVKISSKDGSKVTTVVATPGQGPDRPQEVSYADMKLIGNGSFGVVYQAKLCDTGELIAIKKVLQDKRFKNRELQIMRRLEHCNIVKLKYFFYSSGEKKDEVYLNLVLEYIPETVYKVARHYSKDEQTIPISFIKLYMYQLFRSLAYIHSLGICHRDIKPQNLLLDPKTGVLKLCDFGSAKHLVRGEPNVSYICSRYYRAPELIFGAIDYTTKIDVWSAGCVVAELLLGQPIFPGDSGVDQLVEIIKVLGTPTREQIREMNPNYTEFKFPQIKSHPWAKGACVQVFRACTPPDAISLVSRLLEYTPGARLSPLQACAHSFFDELREPAARLPNGRPLPPLFNFTEYELSIQPSLNEFLKPRAAGGAGGAGAADAGGGAAPDDAPGTCSAEPRA, encoded by the exons GCAAGGACGGCTCAAAGGTGACGACTGTGGTGGCAACGCCGGGGCAAGGCCCCGACCGGCCGCAGGAGGTGAGCTATGCTGACATGAAACTCATCGGAAACGGCAGCTTCGGCGTTGTCTACCAAGCCAAACTATGCGACACCGGCGAGCTCATTGCCATCAAGAAGGTGCTCCAGGATAAGAGGTTTAAG AACCGAGAGCTTCAAATCATGCGACGACTGGAGCATTGTAATATtgtcaaattgaaatatttcttttactcCAGTGGAGAAAAG AAAGACGAAGTGTACCTGAATCTGGTGCTGGAGTATATACCCGAGACTGTGTATAAAGTGGCACGTCATTACTCCAAAGATGAACAAACCATACCCATTAGTTTTATAAAG CTATATATGTACCAGTTGTTCAGAAGCCTCGCGTACATACACTCACTGGGCATCTGTCACCGAGACATTAAGCCTCAGAACCTGCTTCTTGATCCTAAGACCGGCGTACTCAAACTTTGCGATTTTGGTTCCGCGAAACACCTTGTTCGTGGGGAGCCTAACGTGTCCTACATATGCTCTCGATACTACCGCGCTCCAGAACTCATCTTTGGCGCTATCGATTATACCACTAAAATcg ATGTGTGGAGCGCTGGATGTGTAGTAGCAGAATTATTATTGGGACAGCCAATATTCCCAGGAGATTCGGGCGTCGACCAATTGGTTGAAATCATCAAG GTACTAGGTACTCCGACACGAGAACAAATTCGAGAAATGAATCCTAATTACACAGAATtcaaatttccacaaatcaagAGCCACCCATGGGCTAAG GGAGCGTGTGTGCAGGTGTTCCGCGCGTGCACGCCGCCGGACGCCATCTCGCTGGTGTCGCGGCTGCTGGAGTACACGCCGGGCGCGCGCCTGTCGCCGCTGCAGGCGTGCGCGCACAGCTTCTTCGACGAGCTGCGCGAGCCGGCCGCGCGGCTGCCCAACGGGCGCCCGCTGCCGCCGCTGTTCAACTTCACGGAGTACGAGCTGAGCATCCAGCCGTCGCTGAACGAGTTCCTGAAGccgcgcgcggcgggcggcgcgggcggcgcgggcgcggcggacgcgggcggcggcgcggcgccggaCGACGCGCCAGGTACCTGCTCGGCCGAGCCGCGCGCGTAG
- the LOC113496083 gene encoding protein kinase shaggy-like isoform X12, translating into MSGRPRTTSFAEGSKSVRKTFDNQPPKPPLGGVKISSKDGSKVTTVVATPGQGPDRPQEVSYADMKLIGNGSFGVVYQAKLCDTGELIAIKKVLQDKRFKNRELQIMRRLEHCNIVKLKYFFYSSGEKKDEVYLNLVLEYIPETVYKVARHYSKDEQTIPISFIKLYMYQLFRSLAYIHSLGICHRDIKPQNLLLDPKTGVLKLCDFGSAKHLVRGEPNVSYICSRYYRAPELIFGAIDYTTKIDVWSAGCVVAELLLGQPIFPGDSGVDQLVEIIKVLGTPTREQIREMNPNYTEFKFPQIKSHPWAKVFRACTPPDAISLVSRLLEYTPGARLSPLQACAHSFFDELREPAARLPNGRPLPPLFNFTEYELSIQPSLNEFLKPRAAGGAGGAGAADAGGGAAPDDAPGTCSAEPRA; encoded by the exons GCAAGGACGGCTCAAAGGTGACGACTGTGGTGGCAACGCCGGGGCAAGGCCCCGACCGGCCGCAGGAGGTGAGCTATGCTGACATGAAACTCATCGGAAACGGCAGCTTCGGCGTTGTCTACCAAGCCAAACTATGCGACACCGGCGAGCTCATTGCCATCAAGAAGGTGCTCCAGGATAAGAGGTTTAAG AACCGAGAGCTTCAAATCATGCGACGACTGGAGCATTGTAATATtgtcaaattgaaatatttcttttactcCAGTGGAGAAAAG AAAGACGAAGTGTACCTGAATCTGGTGCTGGAGTATATACCCGAGACTGTGTATAAAGTGGCACGTCATTACTCCAAAGATGAACAAACCATACCCATTAGTTTTATAAAG CTATATATGTACCAGTTGTTCAGAAGCCTCGCGTACATACACTCACTGGGCATCTGTCACCGAGACATTAAGCCTCAGAACCTGCTTCTTGATCCTAAGACCGGCGTACTCAAACTTTGCGATTTTGGTTCCGCGAAACACCTTGTTCGTGGGGAGCCTAACGTGTCCTACATATGCTCTCGATACTACCGCGCTCCAGAACTCATCTTTGGCGCTATCGATTATACCACTAAAATcg ATGTGTGGAGCGCTGGATGTGTAGTAGCAGAATTATTATTGGGACAGCCAATATTCCCAGGAGATTCGGGCGTCGACCAATTGGTTGAAATCATCAAG GTACTAGGTACTCCGACACGAGAACAAATTCGAGAAATGAATCCTAATTACACAGAATtcaaatttccacaaatcaagAGCCACCCATGGGCTAAG GTGTTCCGCGCGTGCACGCCGCCGGACGCCATCTCGCTGGTGTCGCGGCTGCTGGAGTACACGCCGGGCGCGCGCCTGTCGCCGCTGCAGGCGTGCGCGCACAGCTTCTTCGACGAGCTGCGCGAGCCGGCCGCGCGGCTGCCCAACGGGCGCCCGCTGCCGCCGCTGTTCAACTTCACGGAGTACGAGCTGAGCATCCAGCCGTCGCTGAACGAGTTCCTGAAGccgcgcgcggcgggcggcgcgggcggcgcgggcgcggcggacgcgggcggcggcgcggcgccggaCGACGCGCCAGGTACCTGCTCGGCCGAGCCGCGCGCGTAG
- the LOC113496083 gene encoding glycogen synthase kinase-3 beta-like isoform X6: MSGRPRTTSFAEGSKSVRKTFDNQPPKPPLGGVKISSKDGSKVTTVVATPGQGPDRPQEVSYADMKLIGNGSFGVVYQAKLCDTGELIAIKKVLQDKRFKNRELQIMRRLEHCNIVKLKYFFYSSGEKAAVPAAVSSMLNAMQSLDVAKDEVYLNLVLEYIPETVYKVARHYSKDEQTIPISFIKLYMYQLFRSLAYIHSLGICHRDIKPQNLLLDPKTGVLKLCDFGSAKHLVRGEPNVSYICSRYYRAPELIFGAIDYTTKIDVWSAGCVVAELLLGQPIFPGDSGVDQLVEIIKVLGTPTREQIREMNPNYTEFKFPQIKSHPWAKGACVQVFRACTPPDAISLVSRLLEYTPGARLSPLQACAHSFFDELREPAARLPNGRPLPPLFNFTEYELSIQPSLNEFLKPRAAGGAGGAGAADAGGGAAPDDAPGTCSAEPRA; this comes from the exons GCAAGGACGGCTCAAAGGTGACGACTGTGGTGGCAACGCCGGGGCAAGGCCCCGACCGGCCGCAGGAGGTGAGCTATGCTGACATGAAACTCATCGGAAACGGCAGCTTCGGCGTTGTCTACCAAGCCAAACTATGCGACACCGGCGAGCTCATTGCCATCAAGAAGGTGCTCCAGGATAAGAGGTTTAAG AACCGAGAGCTTCAAATCATGCGACGACTGGAGCATTGTAATATtgtcaaattgaaatatttcttttactcCAGTGGAGAAAAG GCGGCAGTGCCCGCAGCAGTGAGCTCAATGTTAAACGCAATGCAGTCTCTTGATGTCGCA AAAGACGAAGTGTACCTGAATCTGGTGCTGGAGTATATACCCGAGACTGTGTATAAAGTGGCACGTCATTACTCCAAAGATGAACAAACCATACCCATTAGTTTTATAAAG CTATATATGTACCAGTTGTTCAGAAGCCTCGCGTACATACACTCACTGGGCATCTGTCACCGAGACATTAAGCCTCAGAACCTGCTTCTTGATCCTAAGACCGGCGTACTCAAACTTTGCGATTTTGGTTCCGCGAAACACCTTGTTCGTGGGGAGCCTAACGTGTCCTACATATGCTCTCGATACTACCGCGCTCCAGAACTCATCTTTGGCGCTATCGATTATACCACTAAAATcg ATGTGTGGAGCGCTGGATGTGTAGTAGCAGAATTATTATTGGGACAGCCAATATTCCCAGGAGATTCGGGCGTCGACCAATTGGTTGAAATCATCAAG GTACTAGGTACTCCGACACGAGAACAAATTCGAGAAATGAATCCTAATTACACAGAATtcaaatttccacaaatcaagAGCCACCCATGGGCTAAG GGAGCGTGTGTGCAGGTGTTCCGCGCGTGCACGCCGCCGGACGCCATCTCGCTGGTGTCGCGGCTGCTGGAGTACACGCCGGGCGCGCGCCTGTCGCCGCTGCAGGCGTGCGCGCACAGCTTCTTCGACGAGCTGCGCGAGCCGGCCGCGCGGCTGCCCAACGGGCGCCCGCTGCCGCCGCTGTTCAACTTCACGGAGTACGAGCTGAGCATCCAGCCGTCGCTGAACGAGTTCCTGAAGccgcgcgcggcgggcggcgcgggcggcgcgggcgcggcggacgcgggcggcggcgcggcgccggaCGACGCGCCAGGTACCTGCTCGGCCGAGCCGCGCGCGTAG
- the LOC113496083 gene encoding glycogen synthase kinase-3 beta-like isoform X5, translating to MSGRPRTTSFAEGSKSVRKTFDNQPPKPPLGGVKISSDVETPKKNELASEKKTASSHRKDGSKVTTVVATPGQGPDRPQEVSYADMKLIGNGSFGVVYQAKLCDTGELIAIKKVLQDKRFKNRELQIMRRLEHCNIVKLKYFFYSSGEKAAVPAAVSSMLNAMQSLDVAKDEVYLNLVLEYIPETVYKVARHYSKDEQTIPISFIKLYMYQLFRSLAYIHSLGICHRDIKPQNLLLDPKTGVLKLCDFGSAKHLVRGEPNVSYICSRYYRAPELIFGAIDYTTKIDVWSAGCVVAELLLGQPIFPGDSGVDQLVEIIKVLGTPTREQIREMNPNYTEFKFPQIKSHPWAKGACVQVFRACTPPDAISLVSRLLEYTPGARLSPLQACAHSFFDELREPAARLPNGRPLPPLFNFTEYELSIQPSLNEFLKPRAAGGAGGAGAADAGGGAAPDDAPGTCSAEPRA from the exons GCGACGTGGAAACTCCTAAAAAGAACGAGCTGGCGTCAGAAAAGAAGACCGCCTCCTCGCATC GCAAGGACGGCTCAAAGGTGACGACTGTGGTGGCAACGCCGGGGCAAGGCCCCGACCGGCCGCAGGAGGTGAGCTATGCTGACATGAAACTCATCGGAAACGGCAGCTTCGGCGTTGTCTACCAAGCCAAACTATGCGACACCGGCGAGCTCATTGCCATCAAGAAGGTGCTCCAGGATAAGAGGTTTAAG AACCGAGAGCTTCAAATCATGCGACGACTGGAGCATTGTAATATtgtcaaattgaaatatttcttttactcCAGTGGAGAAAAG GCGGCAGTGCCCGCAGCAGTGAGCTCAATGTTAAACGCAATGCAGTCTCTTGATGTCGCA AAAGACGAAGTGTACCTGAATCTGGTGCTGGAGTATATACCCGAGACTGTGTATAAAGTGGCACGTCATTACTCCAAAGATGAACAAACCATACCCATTAGTTTTATAAAG CTATATATGTACCAGTTGTTCAGAAGCCTCGCGTACATACACTCACTGGGCATCTGTCACCGAGACATTAAGCCTCAGAACCTGCTTCTTGATCCTAAGACCGGCGTACTCAAACTTTGCGATTTTGGTTCCGCGAAACACCTTGTTCGTGGGGAGCCTAACGTGTCCTACATATGCTCTCGATACTACCGCGCTCCAGAACTCATCTTTGGCGCTATCGATTATACCACTAAAATcg ATGTGTGGAGCGCTGGATGTGTAGTAGCAGAATTATTATTGGGACAGCCAATATTCCCAGGAGATTCGGGCGTCGACCAATTGGTTGAAATCATCAAG GTACTAGGTACTCCGACACGAGAACAAATTCGAGAAATGAATCCTAATTACACAGAATtcaaatttccacaaatcaagAGCCACCCATGGGCTAAG GGAGCGTGTGTGCAGGTGTTCCGCGCGTGCACGCCGCCGGACGCCATCTCGCTGGTGTCGCGGCTGCTGGAGTACACGCCGGGCGCGCGCCTGTCGCCGCTGCAGGCGTGCGCGCACAGCTTCTTCGACGAGCTGCGCGAGCCGGCCGCGCGGCTGCCCAACGGGCGCCCGCTGCCGCCGCTGTTCAACTTCACGGAGTACGAGCTGAGCATCCAGCCGTCGCTGAACGAGTTCCTGAAGccgcgcgcggcgggcggcgcgggcggcgcgggcgcggcggacgcgggcggcggcgcggcgccggaCGACGCGCCAGGTACCTGCTCGGCCGAGCCGCGCGCGTAG
- the LOC113496083 gene encoding glycogen synthase kinase-3 beta-like isoform X8, with translation MSGRPRTTSFAEGSKSVRKTFDNQPPKPPLGGVKISSDVETPKKNELASEKKTASSHRKDGSKVTTVVATPGQGPDRPQEVSYADMKLIGNGSFGVVYQAKLCDTGELIAIKKVLQDKRFKNRELQIMRRLEHCNIVKLKYFFYSSGEKKDEVYLNLVLEYIPETVYKVARHYSKDEQTIPISFIKLYMYQLFRSLAYIHSLGICHRDIKPQNLLLDPKTGVLKLCDFGSAKHLVRGEPNVSYICSRYYRAPELIFGAIDYTTKIDVWSAGCVVAELLLGQPIFPGDSGVDQLVEIIKVLGTPTREQIREMNPNYTEFKFPQIKSHPWAKVFRACTPPDAISLVSRLLEYTPGARLSPLQACAHSFFDELREPAARLPNGRPLPPLFNFTEYELSIQPSLNEFLKPRAAGGAGGAGAADAGGGAAPDDAPGTCSAEPRA, from the exons GCGACGTGGAAACTCCTAAAAAGAACGAGCTGGCGTCAGAAAAGAAGACCGCCTCCTCGCATC GCAAGGACGGCTCAAAGGTGACGACTGTGGTGGCAACGCCGGGGCAAGGCCCCGACCGGCCGCAGGAGGTGAGCTATGCTGACATGAAACTCATCGGAAACGGCAGCTTCGGCGTTGTCTACCAAGCCAAACTATGCGACACCGGCGAGCTCATTGCCATCAAGAAGGTGCTCCAGGATAAGAGGTTTAAG AACCGAGAGCTTCAAATCATGCGACGACTGGAGCATTGTAATATtgtcaaattgaaatatttcttttactcCAGTGGAGAAAAG AAAGACGAAGTGTACCTGAATCTGGTGCTGGAGTATATACCCGAGACTGTGTATAAAGTGGCACGTCATTACTCCAAAGATGAACAAACCATACCCATTAGTTTTATAAAG CTATATATGTACCAGTTGTTCAGAAGCCTCGCGTACATACACTCACTGGGCATCTGTCACCGAGACATTAAGCCTCAGAACCTGCTTCTTGATCCTAAGACCGGCGTACTCAAACTTTGCGATTTTGGTTCCGCGAAACACCTTGTTCGTGGGGAGCCTAACGTGTCCTACATATGCTCTCGATACTACCGCGCTCCAGAACTCATCTTTGGCGCTATCGATTATACCACTAAAATcg ATGTGTGGAGCGCTGGATGTGTAGTAGCAGAATTATTATTGGGACAGCCAATATTCCCAGGAGATTCGGGCGTCGACCAATTGGTTGAAATCATCAAG GTACTAGGTACTCCGACACGAGAACAAATTCGAGAAATGAATCCTAATTACACAGAATtcaaatttccacaaatcaagAGCCACCCATGGGCTAAG GTGTTCCGCGCGTGCACGCCGCCGGACGCCATCTCGCTGGTGTCGCGGCTGCTGGAGTACACGCCGGGCGCGCGCCTGTCGCCGCTGCAGGCGTGCGCGCACAGCTTCTTCGACGAGCTGCGCGAGCCGGCCGCGCGGCTGCCCAACGGGCGCCCGCTGCCGCCGCTGTTCAACTTCACGGAGTACGAGCTGAGCATCCAGCCGTCGCTGAACGAGTTCCTGAAGccgcgcgcggcgggcggcgcgggcggcgcgggcgcggcggacgcgggcggcggcgcggcgccggaCGACGCGCCAGGTACCTGCTCGGCCGAGCCGCGCGCGTAG
- the LOC113496083 gene encoding glycogen synthase kinase-3 beta-like isoform X7, whose amino-acid sequence MLRRRGTYTVNADPDNRHNRAQSEDPPSFIVKKIGKDGSKVTTVVATPGQGPDRPQEVSYADMKLIGNGSFGVVYQAKLCDTGELIAIKKVLQDKRFKNRELQIMRRLEHCNIVKLKYFFYSSGEKAAVPAAVSSMLNAMQSLDVAKDEVYLNLVLEYIPETVYKVARHYSKDEQTIPISFIKLYMYQLFRSLAYIHSLGICHRDIKPQNLLLDPKTGVLKLCDFGSAKHLVRGEPNVSYICSRYYRAPELIFGAIDYTTKIDVWSAGCVVAELLLGQPIFPGDSGVDQLVEIIKVLGTPTREQIREMNPNYTEFKFPQIKSHPWAKGACVQVFRACTPPDAISLVSRLLEYTPGARLSPLQACAHSFFDELREPAARLPNGRPLPPLFNFTEYELSIQPSLNEFLKPRAAGGAGGAGAADAGGGAAPDDAPGTCSAEPRA is encoded by the exons GCAAGGACGGCTCAAAGGTGACGACTGTGGTGGCAACGCCGGGGCAAGGCCCCGACCGGCCGCAGGAGGTGAGCTATGCTGACATGAAACTCATCGGAAACGGCAGCTTCGGCGTTGTCTACCAAGCCAAACTATGCGACACCGGCGAGCTCATTGCCATCAAGAAGGTGCTCCAGGATAAGAGGTTTAAG AACCGAGAGCTTCAAATCATGCGACGACTGGAGCATTGTAATATtgtcaaattgaaatatttcttttactcCAGTGGAGAAAAG GCGGCAGTGCCCGCAGCAGTGAGCTCAATGTTAAACGCAATGCAGTCTCTTGATGTCGCA AAAGACGAAGTGTACCTGAATCTGGTGCTGGAGTATATACCCGAGACTGTGTATAAAGTGGCACGTCATTACTCCAAAGATGAACAAACCATACCCATTAGTTTTATAAAG CTATATATGTACCAGTTGTTCAGAAGCCTCGCGTACATACACTCACTGGGCATCTGTCACCGAGACATTAAGCCTCAGAACCTGCTTCTTGATCCTAAGACCGGCGTACTCAAACTTTGCGATTTTGGTTCCGCGAAACACCTTGTTCGTGGGGAGCCTAACGTGTCCTACATATGCTCTCGATACTACCGCGCTCCAGAACTCATCTTTGGCGCTATCGATTATACCACTAAAATcg ATGTGTGGAGCGCTGGATGTGTAGTAGCAGAATTATTATTGGGACAGCCAATATTCCCAGGAGATTCGGGCGTCGACCAATTGGTTGAAATCATCAAG GTACTAGGTACTCCGACACGAGAACAAATTCGAGAAATGAATCCTAATTACACAGAATtcaaatttccacaaatcaagAGCCACCCATGGGCTAAG GGAGCGTGTGTGCAGGTGTTCCGCGCGTGCACGCCGCCGGACGCCATCTCGCTGGTGTCGCGGCTGCTGGAGTACACGCCGGGCGCGCGCCTGTCGCCGCTGCAGGCGTGCGCGCACAGCTTCTTCGACGAGCTGCGCGAGCCGGCCGCGCGGCTGCCCAACGGGCGCCCGCTGCCGCCGCTGTTCAACTTCACGGAGTACGAGCTGAGCATCCAGCCGTCGCTGAACGAGTTCCTGAAGccgcgcgcggcgggcggcgcgggcggcgcgggcgcggcggacgcgggcggcggcgcggcgccggaCGACGCGCCAGGTACCTGCTCGGCCGAGCCGCGCGCGTAG
- the LOC113496083 gene encoding glycogen synthase kinase-3 beta-like isoform X3 yields MGPVCFDNLGVSEGPPTVALRPVGEVAARSEPSLLRLLDTEKTGQLSRARDRLSSFCKKLRRTISDVETPKKNELASEKKTASSHRKDGSKVTTVVATPGQGPDRPQEVSYADMKLIGNGSFGVVYQAKLCDTGELIAIKKVLQDKRFKNRELQIMRRLEHCNIVKLKYFFYSSGEKKDEVYLNLVLEYIPETVYKVARHYSKDEQTIPISFIKLYMYQLFRSLAYIHSLGICHRDIKPQNLLLDPKTGVLKLCDFGSAKHLVRGEPNVSYICSRYYRAPELIFGAIDYTTKIDVWSAGCVVAELLLGQPIFPGDSGVDQLVEIIKVLGTPTREQIREMNPNYTEFKFPQIKSHPWAKGACVQVFRACTPPDAISLVSRLLEYTPGARLSPLQACAHSFFDELREPAARLPNGRPLPPLFNFTEYELSIQPSLNEFLKPRAAGGAGGAGAADAGGGAAPDDAPGTCSAEPRA; encoded by the exons ATGG GGCCGGTATGCTTCGACAACTTAGGAGTTTCCGAAGGTCCCCCAACGGTGGCTCTTCGCCCCGTAGGAGAGGTGGCCGCTCGCTCAGAACCATCTCTTCTTCGATTACTTGACACGGAAAAAACTGGACAATTAAGCCGCGCCCGTGATCGTCTCTcttctttttgtaaaaaactTCGGCGTACCATCA GCGACGTGGAAACTCCTAAAAAGAACGAGCTGGCGTCAGAAAAGAAGACCGCCTCCTCGCATC GCAAGGACGGCTCAAAGGTGACGACTGTGGTGGCAACGCCGGGGCAAGGCCCCGACCGGCCGCAGGAGGTGAGCTATGCTGACATGAAACTCATCGGAAACGGCAGCTTCGGCGTTGTCTACCAAGCCAAACTATGCGACACCGGCGAGCTCATTGCCATCAAGAAGGTGCTCCAGGATAAGAGGTTTAAG AACCGAGAGCTTCAAATCATGCGACGACTGGAGCATTGTAATATtgtcaaattgaaatatttcttttactcCAGTGGAGAAAAG AAAGACGAAGTGTACCTGAATCTGGTGCTGGAGTATATACCCGAGACTGTGTATAAAGTGGCACGTCATTACTCCAAAGATGAACAAACCATACCCATTAGTTTTATAAAG CTATATATGTACCAGTTGTTCAGAAGCCTCGCGTACATACACTCACTGGGCATCTGTCACCGAGACATTAAGCCTCAGAACCTGCTTCTTGATCCTAAGACCGGCGTACTCAAACTTTGCGATTTTGGTTCCGCGAAACACCTTGTTCGTGGGGAGCCTAACGTGTCCTACATATGCTCTCGATACTACCGCGCTCCAGAACTCATCTTTGGCGCTATCGATTATACCACTAAAATcg ATGTGTGGAGCGCTGGATGTGTAGTAGCAGAATTATTATTGGGACAGCCAATATTCCCAGGAGATTCGGGCGTCGACCAATTGGTTGAAATCATCAAG GTACTAGGTACTCCGACACGAGAACAAATTCGAGAAATGAATCCTAATTACACAGAATtcaaatttccacaaatcaagAGCCACCCATGGGCTAAG GGAGCGTGTGTGCAGGTGTTCCGCGCGTGCACGCCGCCGGACGCCATCTCGCTGGTGTCGCGGCTGCTGGAGTACACGCCGGGCGCGCGCCTGTCGCCGCTGCAGGCGTGCGCGCACAGCTTCTTCGACGAGCTGCGCGAGCCGGCCGCGCGGCTGCCCAACGGGCGCCCGCTGCCGCCGCTGTTCAACTTCACGGAGTACGAGCTGAGCATCCAGCCGTCGCTGAACGAGTTCCTGAAGccgcgcgcggcgggcggcgcgggcggcgcgggcgcggcggacgcgggcggcggcgcggcgccggaCGACGCGCCAGGTACCTGCTCGGCCGAGCCGCGCGCGTAG
- the LOC113496083 gene encoding glycogen synthase kinase-3 beta-like isoform X1, translating into MGPVCFDNLGVSEGPPTVALRPVGEVAARSEPSLLRLLDTEKTGQLSRARDRLSSFCKKLRRTISDVETPKKNELASEKKTASSHRKDGSKVTTVVATPGQGPDRPQEVSYADMKLIGNGSFGVVYQAKLCDTGELIAIKKVLQDKRFKNRELQIMRRLEHCNIVKLKYFFYSSGEKAAVPAAVSSMLNAMQSLDVAKDEVYLNLVLEYIPETVYKVARHYSKDEQTIPISFIKLYMYQLFRSLAYIHSLGICHRDIKPQNLLLDPKTGVLKLCDFGSAKHLVRGEPNVSYICSRYYRAPELIFGAIDYTTKIDVWSAGCVVAELLLGQPIFPGDSGVDQLVEIIKVLGTPTREQIREMNPNYTEFKFPQIKSHPWAKGACVQVFRACTPPDAISLVSRLLEYTPGARLSPLQACAHSFFDELREPAARLPNGRPLPPLFNFTEYELSIQPSLNEFLKPRAAGGAGGAGAADAGGGAAPDDAPGTCSAEPRA; encoded by the exons ATGG GGCCGGTATGCTTCGACAACTTAGGAGTTTCCGAAGGTCCCCCAACGGTGGCTCTTCGCCCCGTAGGAGAGGTGGCCGCTCGCTCAGAACCATCTCTTCTTCGATTACTTGACACGGAAAAAACTGGACAATTAAGCCGCGCCCGTGATCGTCTCTcttctttttgtaaaaaactTCGGCGTACCATCA GCGACGTGGAAACTCCTAAAAAGAACGAGCTGGCGTCAGAAAAGAAGACCGCCTCCTCGCATC GCAAGGACGGCTCAAAGGTGACGACTGTGGTGGCAACGCCGGGGCAAGGCCCCGACCGGCCGCAGGAGGTGAGCTATGCTGACATGAAACTCATCGGAAACGGCAGCTTCGGCGTTGTCTACCAAGCCAAACTATGCGACACCGGCGAGCTCATTGCCATCAAGAAGGTGCTCCAGGATAAGAGGTTTAAG AACCGAGAGCTTCAAATCATGCGACGACTGGAGCATTGTAATATtgtcaaattgaaatatttcttttactcCAGTGGAGAAAAG GCGGCAGTGCCCGCAGCAGTGAGCTCAATGTTAAACGCAATGCAGTCTCTTGATGTCGCA AAAGACGAAGTGTACCTGAATCTGGTGCTGGAGTATATACCCGAGACTGTGTATAAAGTGGCACGTCATTACTCCAAAGATGAACAAACCATACCCATTAGTTTTATAAAG CTATATATGTACCAGTTGTTCAGAAGCCTCGCGTACATACACTCACTGGGCATCTGTCACCGAGACATTAAGCCTCAGAACCTGCTTCTTGATCCTAAGACCGGCGTACTCAAACTTTGCGATTTTGGTTCCGCGAAACACCTTGTTCGTGGGGAGCCTAACGTGTCCTACATATGCTCTCGATACTACCGCGCTCCAGAACTCATCTTTGGCGCTATCGATTATACCACTAAAATcg ATGTGTGGAGCGCTGGATGTGTAGTAGCAGAATTATTATTGGGACAGCCAATATTCCCAGGAGATTCGGGCGTCGACCAATTGGTTGAAATCATCAAG GTACTAGGTACTCCGACACGAGAACAAATTCGAGAAATGAATCCTAATTACACAGAATtcaaatttccacaaatcaagAGCCACCCATGGGCTAAG GGAGCGTGTGTGCAGGTGTTCCGCGCGTGCACGCCGCCGGACGCCATCTCGCTGGTGTCGCGGCTGCTGGAGTACACGCCGGGCGCGCGCCTGTCGCCGCTGCAGGCGTGCGCGCACAGCTTCTTCGACGAGCTGCGCGAGCCGGCCGCGCGGCTGCCCAACGGGCGCCCGCTGCCGCCGCTGTTCAACTTCACGGAGTACGAGCTGAGCATCCAGCCGTCGCTGAACGAGTTCCTGAAGccgcgcgcggcgggcggcgcgggcggcgcgggcgcggcggacgcgggcggcggcgcggcgccggaCGACGCGCCAGGTACCTGCTCGGCCGAGCCGCGCGCGTAG